GATTTTCTTGGACTTCATAGTCATCGTAGAtgatggcattgacaacccTCAACAGACAGAAGACAATATCACGCCGGCGAGTAGTGTCCAGAATCTCGAGAATTGGTAGCATCCCGTGAGCGCTGATGATTATATTTTTTGTCTCTGGGAGATCACAGAAAATGGTGAACAATTGTTCAGAAATCTCTGCAAGAACTTCTTCGTCCTGGGATGTCTTGAGAGAGTCCACAAGACCCTCAACTTGGTTGCGGAGACGTGCGTATTTATCGCGCGCTATgttttcttccagatccaCCTCATCAAAGCCTTCTTCCAATTGCGCAAATGggtcatcctcatcttcttggtCCCCTAGCCACGAGTTAGACAGCTTTGTATTTAGCATTAATGTACTTTGACTTTGATCCGAGCCATCGTCGCTCTCGGTCTGATCTAGAGCAGCTTGGTCGGCCCCAAGAATATCAGAGAAATCCTCATCATTTTCATTCTCAGCAAACCTCTGAATCTCAATGGTAGAGCGGTCACGCTTCACTGAAAGCTGTTTGCGCAGCTGAGGATGCGGGCCACGAAGATCGTCATCTACTTGGTTGTATCCTATGTTTCCATGGATGGGTGATGATGGGCCATCCTCGGAGTCCTGAAAAGTGTTAGATTCACACAGGGAGCTTTAAGTCTTCCAGGAGACTGTACCTGATAGCCACCCAGCTTTCGATCTAGCACATCCTCATTTGCCATGATGAGATCTGAATAATCATCGACAGAGTTCTCTTTGTAGAGATTGGTCGTACGAGGAACTGGGCGAGCGCGTCTCGGCATGGGGGTTTGGGTGAGAATTGGAACATTCTGCAATGCAGAAACGGAGGTACTGGATCTATGCTGGGAGATCGCAGGGCTTAGAGCTTTGGAAGGCTCTGCTACAGAAGGTTTCATGGGATATGGTCGAATGGTCTGCAGATCGTCGTCCGAGAAGCCTGAGCTATCCTCAAAGGGATCAGAAATGTCGTCCGATTTGAGAATTGTCCCATCGAGTGATGCAAAGGCTTTGAGTCTCTCCGAAGACAACATGCCCCCGAAGTTATCATGTGGCCTAAGATGAGGCAACTTGAGTGCGCTAGGAGAGATTGCAGTAGCAAAGTCATCGTCCCAATTATCATCCCCTGCTAATACAGGTGAGCGAAAGCGATCGGTAGGTTTGATAGAGGTTGGCGATGGCAGGCTATCGACCAATGGGTTATTTCGGGTAGATGGGAGACCTGAAGTACTAGGGTGGTCTGGCCTCTGTTTTTTCTTCGAAGTTCCCGTTTCAGGTGACCGCAAAGCCTCGTTCCATTCTTGGACACTTCTGACGGCTTCTTCGTATTCTGTAGACTTTTTGGGGATTACAGATTCGGTTCTGCGAGCATTGACGATCCATGGATGTTTCAGTAATTTTCTTGCCGAGACTCGAAGGTTGGGGTCTTTTTGGAAACATTGCATTAGGAAGTCTTTCACGGCCTAGATAGAGTCAGTACTGTATAAATTTGCCTTGGCAATCGATAAAGACATACTGGCGAGGCACCCTGCGAAAATGGAGGGTGGTCATCATTTACAATGCGAAACAGTGCTGGCATGGGCTGCATGTTATGATAAGGGGGTTTCCCTTCCAACAACTCAATGACAGTGCACCCTAAACTCCAGATATCGGAAGCTGTTGTTGCTCCTGAAAGCTCGATTACTTCGGGGGCCATCCAGTAGGGCGTACCAACCACGCTTGATTCACTCAAGCCTGTAGTCCGACTCGCCACACCGAAATCTGCAAGCTTGACGAGTCCTTCCTTTGTGGTCAAGATGTTCGCACCCTTGATGTCTCGGTGAATAACACCCTGTTCATGCAAGTAGAGTAGGCCATGAAGAACCTGGGACATGTAAAGTCCCACAAGGTTTTCAGGGAAACGGCCAAAGTTCTTCGCGATTGAATGTAATGAGCCATTTTCACAATATCTGTAAAACCATCAGTTTTATGCTCCATTAAACTTGAGCCAGGGGAGACATACTCGAGAATGATGTTCAAAGTTTCAACAGATTTCACAAATCCGTGGTACTTGACAATGTTAGGGTGCTGCAAGGATCTGCATCAGTACGGAGCTTGTTCATTTTTCTTGACGGCATGTCTCACATCGAGATTTTTAAGAAGGTCAATTTCAAGCTGTTGCGTTACGTGTTAGCATTTCAGGCGGACACCGAGAACGATTCGATCTCGTACCATGATAACGCGCAGTTCGCTCTTGGGAAGATCCGTCAACTTGATTTGCTTGACGGCGACAGTTTCCCCAGTATTCCAATTCAACGCGCGGTACACGGAACCGAAAGCTCCTTTGCCCAGGCAGTCTCCCAATTGCTACCATCAACACCCAAGGTCAGCATCTGCCCAATCCGTGTTTTGTGGGGAACAGGACACCATGTCCGTACATAGTCCGTGAGCTCTGCAACATCTTTTGCCGACGATTTCAAAACTTTGTCATCCTTCGGTTTCTCCTCTCGCTTTGTTGGACTCGTCCCAGCTCGTGTCAATCGCGGCTTTATCGGAGCTCCGGCGGTTCTCGAGGAGGGTGTGAGAGGGCGAGGCTGCCCTTCGGTCCCTTCACCGGGCCGAGCGACCATGATGGCAGCGGACTAGGATTTAGTATATCCTAGCACGTGTTCGAGTTGGCTGTCGGTCTCACAATGTGGTTTGAGGTAGAGGGGGGTGGGGTCAAAGCCGAGGAAGGAGGCAACCTTGAAAGAGCTGATAGCAACGGTCTCATAGGTCATGTCCATAGGCTCTGATAATCATAATTGTCAATTGATCCTAGTCTATCAAGGCACAAACAAGCATCACGAATGTCCGTTCATGTGCGGACATTATGGGGAGGGTCTCACCAAGCAGACATTACAACACTTGAGCTCTCACGCCCTAGAGGGCTATTTCCACGACAAATCAAAGTGCATGTAAGATTTTCAGATAGATACAAATACCATGTAGTATTCTGAAGAGTTTTGACCCAGTAGAGGCGACAACAAAGCGCGAAGGGCGTTTGTTCGCAAAGAAATCGTGATTGTTTTGAACTTTTGTGCTCCACCCGCCGCATCATGCAGGCTGTGCTGGACAATCGCCGATCAGCCCTATAGCACCTTGTTTGATGGAATTATGATTGTTTAACAAGAAGAATAAGATGATAATTATAACATGTAGTTTACATGAAGGAGTTAGGGGtgggaaaggaaaaaaaaggcttgCTGTTGCCAAAGGGTTCTATAATTTACTGATAGATCTAGGAAATCCAATCGATCTATACAGGGTATCTTTTTTGAGTACGGAGAAGGCGCAAAACGTCAGAAACAAGGTACAAGCTACCAGCAATGACAAGGGGACCCCCTTGAGACTGCTCATTAGCCCACTTAAGGGCGGGGAGTAAATCTCCTTCGAAGCTCTGAACTTGGCCAATATTTTGGATAGCTTGAATGGAGAAGGCAAGATCTTTGGCGTTAGTTGGTTGGACCCAGGGCATCCCATCCACGGAACCAAACTCGGCGGTGGCAACTCGGTCTCCGGGCCGGATAATCGAACCAAAGACGCCAGCCAGATCCTTTCCACTTGATGCAGCAACAACCCAAGTCACCGGCTGGCCTTGAAGACGCATTTTGCGGTCCACATACTTACCGAGAACTTCGGCGGATTGTGCATTGTGAGCACCATCAAGCAAGATGGGCTCTGCACGGACAATCAAAGGCTGGAGAACAATCTTTTGCAAACGGCCCGGCCATGTTACATCGGCCAGATATGGAAGCAATGTGAATGCATCCATCTCAGGTCGTAGCCGAGAAAGAGCAAGACGAAGCGCAGATACCGCGCAGCACATGTTTTCTTGTTGGTGAGGCTCTAGATCAAGCTTCTGGAAGTGAGGTGCAAGTGCTGGAATTTGTTCGGAGACCGTCGCGGGAGAGACAAACAAGGCATCAATACCCAGTTCTTGAATATGAGCCTTTATAGTTTCGACCACCTCCGAACTGTTTGTATTGTCTACCACACAAGGAACCCCAGACTTTAGGATGCCCGCCTTCTCACGAGCAATCTCCCCAAGTGTTGATCCAAGGAATGCCTGGTGGTCCATCCCTATCTTTGTAATGACCGAGACAAGAACATTATTTAGAATGTTTGTTGCATCTAAACGGCCGCCCATGCCCACCTCGACCACACCAACTTCGACCTGTTCATGGTTGAATATTTCGAACGCCGTTGCGGTCAACAACTCGAATTCGGAGGCTCCGATGCCTAGGGTTTGATCACGTTGTTTGACTTGGTCTTCGATCTGTCGGAAGAGGGATTCCTGGACCACCTTTTCTCCAATTGTAATACAGTCCCACCGATCAATTAAATGCGGGGAAGTGAAGCGACCGCAGCGCACTCCGCCGGTGGACAGCAGATGGGAAAGATAGGCGCTGATAGACCCTTTACCATTGGTTCCAGCAATGTGAATGGACTTCCATGAGAGCGGAGTCTGCTGGAGCAGACTCGCGACCCGACTCAATCCTAACTCAATCATTCCTCCGAGTGTAGCGTAATGGGAATTTCAAGGTCAATAGTCATTATTGTCCGAATGATCGGGCAATGACAGGCAGTTTTAGGACTTCAAAGCTCCAttgtcaaaaaaaaaataacaaAGCTAGGATGAGCGTAGGCGGCGATAGTTCACTTTCAGAGGTCGGAGCTTGCTGTGATCGGAGAAACAAGCCCACGTGATGTTCTGTGAATCCATGCCTCAGGCTTTCAAATCTTCGTTCTTTACTGCAAGATAAGAAGTGTTTTAAAAATCCGGCCCTTCGTCTACATTTCGTCAATTTATTCACAATGAGAGCACTTCAACCACTTTCGTTACAAATACCATGCACCACAAATTTTAGTGAAAGATCCTTGAACAAGATACACGTGACCCAGCCACTCTGGCCACCTCTTGCCTCAGGCATCGATTTCCCTAAAACCCAATCTATCTCCCCCGTCTCCATCAACCATCTCCACCGTTATCGCATGTCGCTTTCTAATAGTGTCGTAATTGCCCTTTTGTTGATTTGTCCTTTTTGAACTTTTTTGTTGt
Above is a genomic segment from Penicillium digitatum chromosome 3, complete sequence containing:
- a CDS encoding Serine-threonine kinase SepH → MVARPGEGTEGQPRPLTPSSRTAGAPIKPRLTRAGTSPTKREEKPKDDKVLKSSAKDVAELTDYQLGDCLGKGAFGSVYRALNWNTGETVAVKQIKLTDLPKSELRVIMLEIDLLKNLDHPNIVKYHGFVKSVETLNIILEYCENGSLHSIAKNFGRFPENLVGLYMSQVLHGLLYLHEQGVIHRDIKGANILTTKEGLVKLADFGVASRTTGLSESSVVGTPYWMAPEVIELSGATTASDIWSLGCTVIELLEGKPPYHNMQPMPALFRIVNDDHPPFSQGASPAVKDFLMQCFQKDPNLRVSARKLLKHPWIVNARRTESVIPKKSTEYEEAVRSVQEWNEALRSPETGTSKKKQRPDHPSTSGLPSTRNNPLVDSLPSPTSIKPTDRFRSPVLAGDDNWDDDFATAISPSALKLPHLRPHDNFGGMLSSERLKAFASLDGTILKSDDISDPFEDSSGFSDDDLQTIRPYPMKPSVAEPSKALSPAISQHRSSTSVSALQNVPILTQTPMPRRARPVPRTTNLYKENSVDDYSDLIMANEDVLDRKLGGYQDSEDGPSSPIHGNIGYNQVDDDLRGPHPQLRKQLSVKRDRSTIEIQRFAENENDEDFSDILGADQAALDQTESDDGSDQSQSTLMLNTKLSNSWLGDQEDEDDPFAQLEEGFDEVDLEENIARDKYARLRNQVEGLVDSLKTSQDEEVLAEISEQLFTIFCDLPETKNIIISAHGMLPILEILDTTRRRDIVFCLLRVVNAIIYDDYEVQENLCFVGGIPIINEFASKKYPREIRLEAAAFVQQMYQTSTLTLQMFVSAGGLNVLVEFLEDDYEDERELVLIGVNGIWSVFELQGSTPKNDFCRILSRNSVLDPLSLVLSRALDEDGELTEVIEGRIANIFFIFSQAENHVKEMVSERTVLHRVLKELRRMSPVHQITMLKFIKNLSMLSTTLDSLQNSNAIDVLTDLLRSNLRKAHFRELSNQILNTIYNMCRLNKSRQEDAALNGIVPLLQKIVLTERPLKEFALPILCDMAQSGKVGRRELWRNKGLGFYISLLLDPYWQVTALDAIFTWLQEETAKVEEHLLDGIFESDTFEGPITFTGAIAECLKLSKANAFENTLEPLQKLLRLSPPVASTFARPDIFQRLRQKLHHTKAAVRLNLLRILASICDSNEEQGGLLATYGLLDAIRNMENDPAVLVRDMAGKLVRSSEAYGVNKRRPTARRQSTCTTPPILFSASSTPSTPSSNRTGQSRGYLEGRETPRHPRNSLSVSSLAMRPGSRDGNNPVLGSTGNGSSAATARPRTARPLSSRMNHVELLREEENKTPSSLGRRPSIIPRRRRPTLADSEWT
- a CDS encoding Dihydrofolate synthetase Fol3; translated protein: MIELGLSRVASLLQQTPLSWKSIHIAGTNGKGSISAYLSHLLSTGGVRCGRFTSPHLIDRWDCITIGEKVVQESLFRQIEDQVKQRDQTLGIGASEFELLTATAFEIFNHEQVEVGVVEVGMGGRLDATNILNNVLVSVITKIGMDHQAFLGSTLGEIAREKAGILKSGVPCVVDNTNSSEVVETIKAHIQELGIDALFVSPATVSEQIPALAPHFQKLDLEPHQQENMCCAVSALRLALSRLRPEMDAFTLLPYLADVTWPGRLQKIVLQPLIVRAEPILLDGAHNAQSAEVLGKYVDRKMRLQGQPVTWVVAASSGKDLAGVFGSIIRPGDRVATAEFGSVDGMPWVQPTNAKDLAFSIQAIQNIGQVQSFEGDLLPALKWANEQSQGGPLVIAGSLYLVSDVLRLLRTQKRYPV